From a region of the Arachis ipaensis cultivar K30076 chromosome B09, Araip1.1, whole genome shotgun sequence genome:
- the LOC107616570 gene encoding uncharacterized protein LOC107616570, which translates to MDYYLCRCLGLTTILFMVLLPIIAKADLEDDILGKICDEVECGKGKCVANTSYPLNFICECDNGWKRTRDNDNDTDANSFLPCVIPQCSMNYGCQSAPPPVPEKSVPHNFSAFDPCYWAYCGEGSCQKNKTHTYRCECNPNTFNLLNISVFPCYSACTIGSNCSKLGIKVEDSTAAGTNGGSSQASLVVPWGSLGWIVTLLISSGLVMWS; encoded by the exons ATGGATTACTACTTGTGTAGGTGTTTAGGCCTTACTACTATACTTTTCATGGTGCTGCTTCCTATTATTGCCAAAGCTGATCTTGAAGATGATATTCTTG GGAAGATTTGTGATGAAGTGGAATGTGGGAAGGGAAAGTGCGTAGCAAACACGAGTTACCCATTAAACTTCATATGTGAATGTGATAATGGTTGGAAGCGGACTCGGGACAATGACAATGATACAGATGCCAATAGCTTTCTCCCATGTGTCATCCCTCAAT GTAGTATGAACTACGGTTGCCAGTCAGCACCCCCTCCAGTTCCAGAGAAGAGTGTACCACACAATTTCTCAGCTTTTGATC CGTGCTATTGGGCATACTGTGGGGAAGGTAGCTGCCAGAAGAACAAGACTCATACATACAGATGTGAATGCAATCCCAACACTTTCAATCTTCTAAACATCTCTGTTTTCCCTTGCTACAGTGCAT GTACTATTGGATCTAACTGTTCCAAACTCGGAATCAAAGTTGAAGATTCAACCGCTGCTGGCACTAACGGTGGAAGTAGTCAAG CAAGCTTAGTGGTTCCATGGGGAAGTTTGGGTTGGATAGTTACGTTGTTGATCTCCAGCGGTTTGGTTATGTGGAGCTAG